A stretch of Castanea sativa cultivar Marrone di Chiusa Pesio chromosome 2, ASM4071231v1 DNA encodes these proteins:
- the LOC142624286 gene encoding large ribosomal subunit protein eL14y produces MPFKRYVEIGRVALVNYGEDYGKLVVIVDVIDQNRALVDAPDMERSQMNFKRLSLTDIKIDIKRVPKKKELLDAMEKADVKKKWESSSWGRKLIVQKRRQNLTDFDRFKLMLAKIKRAGLVKQELAKLKKENAA; encoded by the exons ATG CCTTTCAAGAGATACGTAGAGATCGGGCGGGTTGCCCTCGTCAACTACGGCGAAGACTATGGCAAGCTCGTCGTCATCGTCGATGTCATCGACCAGAACAGA GCTCTTGTTGATGCTCCTGATATGGAAAGGTCCCAAATGAATTTCAAGAGGCTTTCTCTCACTGACATTAAAATTGACATTAAGAGGGTTCCTAAGAAGAAGGAATTGCTGGATGCTATGGAGAAAGCTG ATGTCAAGAAGAAGTGGGAGAGTAGTTCCTGGGGCAGAAAACTCATTGTCCAGAAGAGAAGGCAAAATCTGACTGACTTTGATAGGTTCAAGCTTATGTTGGCAAAAATTAAG AGGGCTGGACTGGTCAAGCAGGAGCTAGCAAAACTGAAAAAGGAGAATGCCGCATAA